A genome region from Candidatus Nealsonbacteria bacterium includes the following:
- a CDS encoding sigma-70 family RNA polymerase sigma factor, with protein sequence MEKTKKIKKSKKRKKSRNRREKSKSNIPKKRKLRKKGQRKQRRGTKREKRRKPRKVKRRKRKRLHRKTKIVALKKEIFNPEDLAVLTKKGELRGFVTFSEILSYFPEVEKDIQGLEQVYEEFERRGIKIQEAPEFLETKKKIKNDKLKTSIGERIDSVQIYLREIGKVSFLTADQEKELARKIEKGDEEAKKSLAQANLRLVVSIAKRYIGRSPNLTLLDLIQEGNLGLFRAVEKFDWRRGYKFSTYATWWIRQAITRALADQARTIRIPVHMVETISRYTQMRRRLVQDLGREPLPEEIAAEMGIEVEKVHHIMKISQEAVSLETPVGDDEDDSVLSEFIEDDKEISPSLAAARTLLRSRIEEILIDLTPREQKILSMRFGLNDGITHTLEEVGQEFGVTRERIRQIEAKSLEKIREHRGLKKLRGY encoded by the coding sequence ATGGAAAAAACTAAAAAAATTAAAAAGAGTAAAAAAAGGAAGAAAAGCAGAAACAGGAGAGAAAAAAGCAAGAGCAATATCCCCAAGAAGAGAAAATTAAGAAAAAAAGGCCAAAGAAAGCAACGCAGAGGAACAAAGAGAGAAAAAAGGAGAAAACCTCGGAAGGTTAAAAGAAGAAAAAGAAAGAGACTTCACCGTAAAACAAAAATAGTTGCTCTCAAAAAAGAGATATTTAACCCCGAAGATTTGGCGGTTTTAACTAAAAAAGGGGAATTGCGGGGTTTTGTTACCTTCAGCGAAATTCTGTCTTATTTTCCCGAAGTAGAAAAAGATATCCAGGGCTTAGAACAGGTTTATGAAGAATTCGAAAGGCGGGGAATTAAAATTCAAGAGGCTCCAGAATTTTTAGAAACAAAAAAGAAGATTAAAAACGATAAATTAAAAACAAGCATAGGGGAAAGAATAGATTCAGTCCAGATATATTTAAGAGAAATAGGAAAGGTTTCTTTTTTGACCGCTGATCAAGAAAAAGAATTAGCTAGAAAAATTGAGAAAGGCGATGAAGAGGCCAAAAAGAGCTTAGCTCAGGCCAATTTAAGGTTAGTAGTTTCGATTGCTAAAAGATATATAGGTAGATCGCCCAACCTAACTCTATTAGACTTAATTCAGGAAGGGAACTTAGGCCTCTTTCGGGCAGTAGAAAAGTTTGACTGGAGGAGAGGCTATAAGTTTTCCACTTATGCCACTTGGTGGATTCGCCAGGCTATTACCCGGGCCTTAGCCGATCAAGCTCGAACCATCAGAATTCCTGTTCATATGGTTGAAACTATTTCTAGATATACTCAAATGAGAAGAAGGCTAGTGCAGGACCTGGGCAGAGAGCCTTTGCCGGAGGAAATTGCAGCTGAAATGGGAATAGAAGTTGAAAAAGTTCACCACATAATGAAAATTTCCCAAGAGGCAGTTTCTTTAGAGACTCCGGTCGGTGACGATGAAGACGACAGCGTCTTATCTGAATTCATTGAAGACGACAAAGAGATTTCTCCTTCTTTGGCTGCAGCCAGAACTTTGCTTCGGAGTAGAATTGAGGAAATTCTGATTGACTTAACCCCAAGAGAACAAAAAATTTTATCAATGAGATTTGGTTTAAATGATGGCATTACTCATACCTTAGAGGAGGTTGGCCAGGAATTTGGGGTAACCAGAGAACGAATTCGTCAAATTGAAGCCAAATCCCTTGAAAAAATTAGAGAACATAGAGGTTTAAAAAAATTAAGAGGATACTAA
- a CDS encoding right-handed parallel beta-helix repeat-containing protein, which produces MNIKILIVLIVLIGLGIGGFFVWKNTSGPEEKEEEKKEEIIPKEEGPREVSNTTRKGTVFEDEIWRGKIHIIGDIIVEEGVTLTIEPGTIVLIAANQDVENLFDWPFDMQQGIRQEHPDEDPYYRGVHFGEPFRDEGNHISIRIHGTLHAVGTPEQMITITSDSPTPSIYDWNSFQFDHGIFSYFTMEYYRHFDPGNGTVVSHNILRHVGECAVCANSSVVVENNMIYDAGHELVDMHNASPTIRNNTIGPNKNRPCVIIDGGSPLITGNIIKDCGSGLSFLVPPKDPNLKDNILKNNTFLNNGQNVWYEY; this is translated from the coding sequence ATGAATATTAAAATTTTAATTGTTTTAATAGTTTTAATCGGTTTAGGTATAGGAGGATTTTTTGTTTGGAAAAACACTTCTGGTCCCGAAGAAAAAGAAGAAGAGAAGAAAGAAGAAATTATTCCGAAGGAAGAAGGTCCTAGAGAGGTTTCTAATACCACAAGGAAAGGAACTGTCTTTGAAGATGAAATTTGGAGGGGGAAAATCCATATTATCGGCGACATTATTGTTGAAGAGGGGGTCACACTGACCATTGAGCCGGGCACCATAGTGCTCATTGCCGCTAATCAGGACGTGGAGAATCTGTTCGATTGGCCGTTCGATATGCAGCAAGGTATCCGACAAGAACACCCAGATGAAGATCCGTATTATCGAGGTGTTCACTTTGGCGAACCATTCCGGGACGAGGGCAATCATATCTCTATACGCATCCATGGCACTTTACATGCGGTGGGGACACCCGAGCAAATGATCACCATCACCTCAGACAGCCCAACCCCCAGTATCTACGACTGGAACTCCTTTCAGTTTGATCATGGCATTTTCTCTTATTTCACAATGGAGTACTACCGTCACTTTGATCCTGGCAACGGCACAGTGGTCAGCCATAATATTCTGAGACATGTAGGTGAGTGTGCAGTGTGCGCTAATAGTTCCGTGGTGGTTGAGAATAACATGATTTACGATGCTGGCCATGAGTTAGTTGATATGCATAACGCTTCTCCTACGATTCGAAATAACACTATTGGCCCGAACAAGAATCGTCCCTGTGTTATCATCGATGGCGGTTCGCCGCTTATCACCGGTAACATCATTAAAGATTGCGGAAGCGGTCTTTCCTTTCTTGTTCCGCCGAAAGATCCAAATCTCAAAGACAATATCCTCAAGAATAATACGTTCTTAAATAATGGACAAAATGTCTGGTATGAATACTAA
- a CDS encoding YbjQ family protein has translation MILVTSDKIPGKEIKETLGLVKGNTIKAKHIGKDILAGLRNIVGGEIKEYTEVLNEARETAVKRMTKEAEKLEADAIVCVRFTTSQVMSGAAELLAYGTAVRLVK, from the coding sequence ATGATACTTGTAACTTCAGATAAAATTCCTGGAAAAGAAATCAAAGAAACCTTGGGATTGGTTAAGGGAAACACTATTAAAGCTAAGCATATTGGTAAGGACATTTTAGCTGGTTTAAGAAATATAGTCGGAGGAGAAATTAAAGAATACACAGAGGTATTAAACGAAGCAAGAGAAACAGCGGTTAAAAGAATGACTAAGGAAGCAGAAAAATTAGAAGCAGATGCAATTGTTTGTGTTCGTTTCACAACCTCTCAAGTTATGAGCGGTGCAGCTGAACTTTTAGCCTATGGAACGGCAGTAAGATTAGTAAAATAG